A genomic window from Flavobacterium hankyongi includes:
- the dnaX gene encoding DNA polymerase III subunit gamma/tau produces the protein MEQFIVSARKYRPQTFKDVVGQQAITNTLLNAIENNHLAQALLFTGPRGVGKTTCARILARKINQEGYDDPNEDFAFNVFELDAASNNSVDDIRNLIDQVRIPPQTGKYKVYIIDEVHMLSQAAFNAFLKTLEEPPRHAIFILATTEKHKIIPTILSRCQIFDFKRITVRDAKNHLAEVAQSQGVSFEDDALHIIAQKADGAMRDALSIFDRVVSYCGNNLTRQAVTENLNVLDFDYYINVTNLILENKIPDLLLAYNDILSKGFDGHHFIAGLASHFRDLLVCKNPATLSLLEAGEHAQKLYGEQSQKASQEFLLQGIDLANDCDLKYKASQNQRLLVELCLMQLASITFDGEKKKLSPL, from the coding sequence ATGGAACAGTTCATAGTATCGGCACGTAAGTATCGTCCACAAACATTTAAAGATGTTGTTGGGCAGCAAGCTATTACCAATACTTTATTAAACGCCATAGAGAACAACCATTTAGCACAAGCCTTATTATTTACAGGGCCTCGTGGTGTTGGAAAAACAACTTGTGCCCGTATTTTGGCTCGTAAAATTAATCAGGAAGGTTATGATGACCCTAATGAAGATTTTGCTTTCAACGTATTTGAATTAGATGCGGCGTCAAACAATTCGGTTGATGATATTAGAAATCTGATCGATCAAGTAAGAATACCACCTCAGACAGGAAAATATAAAGTATATATTATTGATGAGGTACATATGCTGTCACAAGCCGCTTTCAATGCTTTTCTTAAAACATTAGAAGAACCTCCTCGTCATGCTATTTTCATATTAGCAACCACTGAAAAACATAAAATTATTCCAACGATTTTATCTCGTTGTCAAATTTTTGATTTTAAACGAATTACAGTTAGAGATGCTAAAAATCATTTAGCCGAAGTTGCTCAAAGCCAAGGAGTATCATTTGAAGATGATGCGTTACACATTATAGCCCAAAAGGCTGATGGTGCAATGCGTGATGCTTTGTCTATTTTTGACAGAGTTGTCTCTTATTGTGGAAATAACTTAACAAGACAAGCTGTAACGGAGAATCTAAATGTTTTAGACTTTGATTATTATATAAATGTTACCAATTTAATTCTTGAGAATAAAATACCAGATTTACTTTTAGCCTACAACGATATTTTATCAAAAGGTTTTGACGGACACCATTTTATTGCTGGTTTAGCATCTCACTTTAGAGATTTATTGGTTTGTAAAAATCCTGCAACACTTTCTTTACTTGAAGCTGGTGAACATGCACAAAAGCTTTACGGAGAACAATCGCAAAAAGCTTCTCAAGAGTTTTTACTACAAGGAATTGATTTAGCTAACGATTGTGATTTAAAATACAAAGCGTCTCAAAACCAGAGATTATTAGTCGAGTTATGTTTAATGCAGCTTGCCTCTATCACTTTTGATGGAGAAAAAAAAAAGCTAAGTCCTTTATAA
- a CDS encoding Ppx/GppA phosphatase family protein has product MITIKKYAAIDIGSNAMRLLITNVVEQEGKETQFNKSALFRVPIRLGQDAFTVGEITEENIDRMIDAMKAFKLLMKVYKVERYMACATSAMREAYNGKEVTEIIKKKADVKIDIIDGKKEAAIIAASDLHHFIRTDATYLYVDVGGGSTEFSLFSEGKMIASKSFKNGTVRLLNDMVNDVVWQEIEKWIKANTEDYENITLIGSGGNINKIFKLSGKMQDKPLSYIYLNSQYQYLNSLTYEQRIAELGLNTDRADVIIHALRIYLNAMKWSRANKIFVPKIGLSDGIVKAMYQGKI; this is encoded by the coding sequence ATGATTACAATTAAAAAATATGCCGCAATCGATATTGGATCAAATGCCATGCGTTTGCTAATTACTAATGTTGTTGAACAAGAAGGAAAAGAAACACAGTTTAATAAAAGTGCTTTATTTAGAGTGCCCATTCGTTTAGGTCAAGATGCTTTTACTGTTGGAGAAATCACAGAAGAGAATATTGATCGAATGATTGATGCTATGAAAGCTTTCAAACTACTAATGAAAGTATATAAAGTAGAGCGTTATATGGCGTGCGCAACTTCTGCAATGCGAGAAGCTTATAATGGTAAAGAAGTAACTGAAATAATCAAGAAAAAAGCGGATGTTAAAATTGATATAATCGATGGAAAAAAAGAAGCAGCAATTATAGCCGCTTCAGATTTACATCACTTCATACGAACAGATGCAACTTATTTGTATGTTGATGTGGGTGGTGGTAGCACTGAGTTTTCCTTGTTTTCAGAAGGGAAAATGATTGCTTCAAAATCTTTTAAAAATGGTACCGTTCGTTTGCTGAACGATATGGTAAACGATGTGGTTTGGCAAGAAATAGAAAAGTGGATAAAAGCCAATACTGAAGATTATGAAAATATTACCTTGATAGGTTCAGGAGGAAACATTAACAAGATATTTAAATTGTCTGGAAAAATGCAAGACAAACCCTTGTCATACATTTATCTAAATTCTCAATATCAATACCTAAATTCATTAACTTACGAACAACGAATTGCCGAATTAGGTTTAAATACAGACCGTGCCGATGTTATTATTCATGCACTACGTATTTATTTGAATGCTATGAAGTGGAGTAGAGCAAATAAAATATTTGTTCCTAAAATTGGACTTTCAGATGGTATCGTAAAAGCAATGTATCAAGGTAAAATATAG
- the ppk1 gene encoding polyphosphate kinase 1: MPLIVNRYIDREKSWLAFNFRVLQEAADERVPLLDRMRFLGIFSNNLDEFFRVRYAAIRRLNMTGQTNEDILGGISSQKLLKDITETVIDQQSESLRILSIIEKELEKEGIYIINETEVNKEQQMFLKDFFNQKVSPELVTIILNDLDEFPLLKDTSGYLAIKLVMSPTENSSILEKMKVKKDIRYAVIEIPKTINRFVVLPSSNDKQYIILLDDVIRYNLHKIFNIFDYESISAHMIKITRDAQLDLDSDLNKSFIEKISSSVKDRRIGEPVRFVYDQTIDKDTLKFFLRKMGIDSKDSIIPGGRYHNRRDYMDFPNLGRYDLLYKVNTPLPVEDLHLDGSILKMIDKRDYLINAPYQSFSYIIKFLREAALDPRVTAIKITLYRLAKNSQIVSSLINAAKNGKKVTVQIELQARFDEASNISYAEMMQTEGIELIFGVKGLKVHSKICLIERINEEGKLRRYGFISTGNFNESTAKVYTDVTLLTAHQQILKEAAKVFEFFQINYRLHRYKHLIISPHYTRSRFYKLIDREILNASLGKPAYIKLKMNSLSDYKMIDKLYDASRAGVKIQLIIRGICSLIPGVKGMSENIEAISIVDAYLEHSRVYIFCNNENPDIYISSADFMTRNLDSRVEVTCPIYDENIRKELLETFEIGWKANVKARYHSEKLDNKYRVRGDNPIFRAQHEMYKYYQNKIEVITEKL, from the coding sequence ATGCCATTGATAGTAAACCGATATATAGATAGAGAAAAGAGCTGGTTAGCATTTAATTTTAGGGTATTACAAGAAGCCGCAGATGAAAGAGTTCCATTGTTGGATAGAATGAGGTTTTTGGGTATTTTTTCAAATAATTTAGATGAGTTTTTTAGAGTAAGGTATGCAGCAATCCGTCGTTTAAATATGACTGGACAAACAAATGAAGATATACTTGGAGGAATTTCATCTCAAAAACTCTTAAAAGATATTACAGAAACGGTAATTGATCAGCAATCTGAAAGTTTACGTATATTAAGTATCATTGAAAAAGAATTAGAAAAAGAAGGTATCTACATAATTAATGAAACTGAAGTCAATAAAGAACAGCAGATGTTTTTGAAGGACTTTTTTAATCAAAAAGTAAGCCCAGAACTTGTAACTATTATCTTAAATGATCTTGATGAATTTCCGTTACTTAAAGACACATCTGGATATTTAGCAATTAAATTAGTAATGAGTCCTACTGAAAACTCTTCTATTTTAGAGAAGATGAAAGTAAAAAAGGATATTCGTTACGCTGTTATAGAAATTCCGAAAACAATTAATCGATTTGTTGTTTTGCCATCAAGTAATGATAAGCAGTATATTATTTTACTTGATGATGTTATTAGATATAATTTACATAAGATCTTTAATATTTTCGATTATGAGAGTATCTCAGCTCATATGATCAAAATTACAAGAGATGCTCAGTTGGATTTAGATAGTGATTTAAATAAGAGTTTTATTGAAAAAATTTCATCCAGTGTAAAGGATAGGAGAATTGGAGAACCTGTTCGTTTTGTTTACGATCAAACAATTGATAAGGATACACTTAAATTTTTCCTCCGAAAGATGGGGATTGATTCAAAAGATAGTATTATTCCTGGAGGTCGTTACCACAATAGAAGGGATTATATGGATTTCCCTAATTTAGGAAGATATGATTTGCTTTACAAAGTAAATACACCACTTCCTGTTGAAGACTTACATTTGGACGGGAGTATCCTTAAAATGATTGATAAAAGAGATTATCTCATTAATGCTCCTTACCAATCATTTTCATATATAATTAAGTTTTTGCGTGAAGCTGCGCTTGATCCACGAGTTACAGCAATTAAAATCACACTGTATCGTTTAGCAAAAAATTCTCAAATTGTTAGTTCATTGATTAATGCAGCTAAAAATGGGAAAAAAGTAACAGTTCAAATAGAACTTCAAGCTCGTTTTGATGAAGCTAGTAATATATCGTATGCCGAAATGATGCAGACTGAAGGTATTGAACTCATTTTTGGTGTAAAAGGATTAAAAGTTCATAGTAAAATATGCTTAATTGAACGAATAAACGAAGAAGGAAAATTACGTCGCTACGGATTTATTTCTACAGGAAATTTCAATGAATCAACTGCAAAAGTTTATACCGATGTAACTTTGTTAACTGCACATCAGCAAATTTTAAAGGAAGCAGCAAAGGTTTTTGAATTTTTCCAAATTAATTACAGATTACATAGATACAAGCATTTAATTATATCTCCGCACTATACACGTAGTCGTTTTTATAAACTAATTGATCGTGAAATTTTAAATGCTAGCCTTGGTAAACCAGCTTATATAAAGCTAAAAATGAATAGTTTGTCTGATTATAAAATGATTGATAAATTATACGATGCGAGTAGAGCGGGGGTAAAAATACAGCTCATAATAAGAGGAATTTGTTCGTTAATTCCAGGAGTAAAAGGAATGAGCGAAAATATAGAAGCAATTTCGATTGTAGATGCCTATTTAGAACATTCAAGAGTTTATATTTTCTGTAATAATGAAAATCCTGATATTTATATTTCTTCGGCAGATTTTATGACAAGAAACCTAGATAGTAGAGTAGAAGTTACCTGTCCTATTTATGATGAAAATATTAGAAAGGAATTGCTTGAAACATTTGAAATAGGTTGGAAAGCAAACGTAAAAGCACGTTATCATTCAGAAAAACTTGATAATAAATATAGAGTACGTGGTGATAATCCAATTTTTAGAGCACAACACGAAATGTACAAATACTATCAAAACAAAATTGAAGTAATTACTGAAAAACTGTAA
- a CDS encoding SixA phosphatase family protein, which translates to MKSLILVRHAKSSWDFGVIDKQRPLEEKGISAIKKVAEKVASILPENLLFWCSTALRASQTSKIFCETLSIDASKINFIDKLYTFDESQLESEIKKCDDVIENLILFGHNEAITNFVNKFGNKYIENVPTAGFVYLQFEQSSWKNINGGKIIKTVFPKEI; encoded by the coding sequence ATGAAGTCATTAATTTTAGTTAGACATGCAAAATCTAGTTGGGATTTTGGTGTCATAGATAAACAAAGACCATTAGAAGAAAAAGGAATTTCAGCTATTAAAAAAGTTGCTGAAAAAGTTGCTAGTATTTTACCAGAAAATTTACTATTTTGGTGTAGTACTGCATTGAGAGCATCACAAACTTCTAAGATTTTTTGTGAGACGCTTAGCATTGATGCATCAAAAATTAATTTTATTGATAAGCTGTATACGTTTGATGAGAGTCAATTAGAATCAGAAATTAAAAAATGTGATGATGTAATTGAAAATTTAATTCTTTTTGGACATAACGAGGCTATTACAAATTTTGTCAATAAATTTGGAAATAAATACATAGAGAATGTTCCTACAGCTGGCTTTGTATATTTACAATTCGAGCAAAGTAGTTGGAAAAATATTAACGGAGGAAAAATAATTAAAACAGTTTTTCCTAAAGAAATTTAA
- a CDS encoding gliding motility-associated C-terminal domain-containing protein: MENSTILQTTPNRKQNLFLSFVLLCTTIVFSQNPYNCNNCSSNDISIQKVELVSATSDGNGGYLPLPTACNSGDIINGYLKVTLDQNATTRYGIQIDADVFINGVYDDHIDFESCNTFNSGTYYLYIPLIGNPISWTCGTTLSLRNIFIGWGNSAANNVCNVGNCDVGPHCYKYNIDTNFVVITPLSVNFTAVGSCPPNNLAQTFVFTSTTSGGVTPYSYSWIITKNGNPVPGSPFSGSPLTLDFSNLGGAGAYSVTLQVTDSNSSPTISTNTQIINIGSCCVPAATCNLSPLVANSCSIPPAFTNPSDVFTFQSCGKVATITSSDSGDTIICGDGDGADFNRTYTLLYDGVPFTTCVQNIKVNDNTPPTFTAPANVNIYADAQCNYDASVGITGDVTNEADNCSTGLQATYTDSVADGQCQGSHVITRTWTLVDNCGNQAAPQVQTITVLDNIAPTFTAPANATIYADTQCNYDASVGITGDVTNEADNCSTGLQATYTDSVADGQCQGSHIITRTWTLVDNCGNQAAPQVQTITVLDNIAPTFTVPANATIYADAQCNYDASVGITGDVTNEADNCSTGLQATYTDSVTDGACQGSHVITRTWTLVDNCGNQATTQVQTIIVLDNIAPTFTAPVNITIYADAQCNYDASVGITGDVTNEADNCSTGLQATYTDSVADGQCQGSHVITRTWTLVDKCGNEATTQVQTITVLDNIAPTFTAPANITIYADAQCNYDASVGITGDVTNEADNCSTGLQATYTDSVADGQCQGSHIITRTWTLVDNCGNQAVPQVQTITVLDNIAPTFTAPANVNIYADAQCNYDASVGITGDVTNEADNCSTGLQATYTDSVADGQCQGSHVITRTWTLVDNCGNQAAPQVQTITVLDNIAPTFTAPANATIYADTQCNYDASVGITGDVTNEADNCSTGLQATYTDSVADGQCQGSHIITRTWTLVDNCGNQAAPQVQTITVLDNIAPTFTVPANATIYADAQCNYDASVGITGDVTNEADNCSTGLQATYTDSVTDGACQGSHVITRTWTLVDNCGNQATTQVQTIIVLDNIAPTFTAPVNITIYADAQCNYDASVGITGDVTNEADNCSTGLQATYTDSVADGQCQGSHVITRTWTLVDKCGNEATTQVQTITVLDNIAPTFTAPANITIYADAQCNYDASVGITGDVTNEADNCSTGLQATYTDSVADGQCQGSHVITRTWTLVDNCGNQTAPQLQTITVLDNLDPIVSQEFETEVSASCSNIPTSEPQFQDNCSGVTVVASPDNNTPVNVTDYGYILNQQWIATDDCGNQTEVIRTITVTIDKPFENIFVQDPICTDGGPIDLFSYLDPTIDHSGTWVDVNNSGGLTGSILDPMGIIAGVYKYRYTLSTGTCPRIIEVILTIKDDCIVLPCSLNDISISKVVTPNNDGYNDYFFIGGTEECGFKFNVKIFNRWGALVYENPNYKNDWDGKARSAISSSNLPAGTYYYIVDIVDSGLDIFTGYIYLGTKN; this comes from the coding sequence ATGGAAAATTCTACTATTTTGCAAACGACACCAAACCGCAAGCAAAATCTCTTCCTGTCTTTTGTGCTATTATGCACAACCATTGTCTTTTCGCAAAATCCTTATAACTGTAACAACTGTTCTTCTAATGATATTAGTATACAGAAAGTTGAATTGGTTTCTGCGACATCCGATGGGAATGGAGGTTACCTCCCTCTTCCAACAGCTTGTAATAGCGGAGATATTATTAATGGCTATTTAAAAGTCACTCTTGATCAAAACGCAACTACAAGATATGGTATACAAATAGATGCTGATGTATTTATAAACGGTGTATATGACGATCATATTGATTTTGAAAGTTGTAATACTTTTAATTCTGGAACTTATTATTTATACATTCCTCTTATAGGTAATCCTATCAGTTGGACATGTGGAACAACACTTTCTTTAAGAAATATTTTTATTGGCTGGGGAAATTCAGCTGCTAACAATGTTTGTAATGTAGGAAACTGTGATGTAGGCCCTCATTGTTATAAATACAATATTGATACTAATTTTGTTGTAATCACTCCTTTGAGTGTAAACTTTACAGCTGTTGGTTCATGTCCTCCTAATAATTTAGCTCAAACATTTGTTTTTACTTCTACAACAAGTGGAGGCGTAACCCCATATAGTTATAGCTGGATAATTACAAAAAATGGAAATCCTGTACCTGGCTCACCTTTTTCAGGTTCTCCTCTTACACTTGACTTTTCCAACCTAGGAGGTGCTGGAGCATATTCAGTAACGTTACAAGTTACTGATAGTAATTCTTCACCTACCATAAGTACAAATACTCAAATTATAAATATTGGTTCTTGCTGCGTTCCAGCTGCAACTTGTAATTTAAGTCCTCTAGTTGCTAATAGTTGTTCAATTCCGCCCGCTTTTACAAATCCTTCAGATGTATTTACATTTCAATCTTGTGGAAAAGTTGCAACAATAACTAGTAGTGATAGTGGAGATACTATTATTTGTGGTGATGGAGATGGTGCTGATTTTAATAGAACTTACACCCTTCTATATGATGGAGTTCCATTCACAACTTGTGTTCAAAACATTAAAGTAAACGATAATACTCCACCTACATTCACTGCACCAGCAAACGTAAATATATACGCCGATGCGCAATGTAACTACGATGCTTCTGTGGGAATTACTGGTGATGTAACCAATGAAGCCGATAATTGCTCAACTGGATTACAAGCCACTTATACTGACTCAGTAGCTGATGGGCAATGTCAAGGTTCTCATGTTATTACCAGAACTTGGACTTTAGTAGACAATTGCGGTAACCAAGCCGCTCCGCAAGTACAAACAATTACTGTACTGGACAACATTGCGCCTACATTCACTGCACCTGCCAATGCAACAATCTATGCCGATACACAATGTAATTACGATGCTTCTGTTGGAATTACTGGTGATGTGACTAACGAAGCTGATAATTGTTCAACTGGATTACAAGCAACATACACTGATTCAGTAGCTGATGGTCAATGTCAAGGTTCTCACATCATTACCAGAACTTGGACTTTAGTAGACAACTGCGGTAATCAAGCCGCTCCGCAAGTACAAACAATCACTGTACTGGACAATATCGCACCTACATTCACTGTACCTGCCAATGCGACAATCTATGCCGATGCACAATGTAACTATGATGCTTCTGTTGGAATTACTGGTGATGTGACTAACGAAGCTGATAATTGTTCAACTGGATTACAAGCAACATACACTGACTCAGTAACCGATGGCGCTTGTCAAGGTTCTCATGTTATTACCAGAACTTGGACTTTAGTAGACAACTGTGGTAACCAAGCTACTACGCAAGTACAAACAATCATTGTACTGGATAACATCGCGCCTACATTTACTGCACCAGTAAACATAACAATCTATGCCGATGCACAATGTAACTACGATGCTTCTGTGGGAATTACTGGTGATGTAACCAACGAAGCTGATAATTGCTCTACTGGATTACAAGCCACTTATACAGACTCAGTAGCGGATGGGCAATGTCAGGGTTCTCATGTTATTACCAGAACTTGGACATTGGTAGACAAATGTGGTAATGAAGCTACTACGCAAGTACAAACAATCACTGTACTGGATAACATCGCGCCTACATTTACTGCACCAGCAAACATAACAATCTATGCCGATGCACAATGTAACTACGATGCTTCTGTGGGAATTACTGGTGATGTAACCAATGAAGCCGATAATTGTTCTACTGGATTACAAGCAACATACACTGATTCAGTAGCTGATGGTCAATGTCAAGGTTCTCACATCATTACTAGAACTTGGACTTTAGTAGACAATTGCGGTAATCAAGCCGTTCCGCAAGTACAAACAATTACTGTACTGGACAACATCGCGCCTACATTCACTGCACCAGCAAACGTAAATATATACGCCGATGCGCAATGTAACTACGATGCTTCTGTGGGAATTACTGGTGATGTAACCAATGAAGCCGATAATTGCTCAACTGGATTACAAGCCACTTATACTGACTCAGTAGCTGATGGGCAATGTCAAGGTTCTCATGTTATTACCAGAACTTGGACTTTAGTAGACAATTGCGGTAACCAAGCCGCTCCGCAAGTACAAACAATTACTGTACTGGACAACATTGCGCCTACATTCACTGCACCTGCCAATGCAACAATCTATGCCGATACACAATGTAATTACGATGCTTCTGTTGGAATTACTGGTGATGTGACTAACGAAGCTGATAATTGTTCAACTGGATTACAAGCAACATACACTGATTCAGTAGCTGATGGTCAATGTCAAGGTTCTCACATCATTACCAGAACTTGGACTTTAGTAGACAACTGCGGTAATCAAGCCGCTCCGCAAGTACAAACAATCACTGTACTGGACAATATCGCACCTACATTCACTGTACCTGCCAATGCGACAATCTATGCCGATGCACAATGTAACTATGATGCTTCTGTTGGAATTACTGGTGATGTGACTAACGAAGCTGATAATTGTTCAACTGGATTACAAGCAACATACACTGACTCAGTAACCGATGGCGCTTGTCAAGGTTCTCATGTTATTACCAGAACTTGGACTTTAGTAGACAACTGTGGTAACCAAGCTACTACGCAAGTACAAACAATCATTGTACTGGATAACATCGCGCCTACATTTACTGCACCAGTAAACATAACAATCTATGCCGATGCACAATGTAACTACGATGCTTCTGTGGGAATTACTGGTGATGTAACCAACGAAGCTGATAATTGCTCTACTGGATTACAAGCCACTTATACAGACTCAGTAGCGGATGGGCAATGTCAGGGTTCTCATGTTATTACCAGAACTTGGACATTGGTAGACAAATGTGGTAATGAAGCTACTACGCAAGTACAAACAATCACTGTACTGGATAACATCGCGCCTACATTTACTGCACCAGCAAACATAACAATCTATGCCGATGCACAATGTAATTACGATGCTTCTGTGGGAATTACTGGTGATGTAACCAACGAAGCTGATAATTGCTCTACTGGATTACAAGCCACTTATACAGACTCAGTAGCGGATGGGCAATGTCAGGGTTCTCATGTTATTACCAGAACTTGGACATTGGTAGACAACTGTGGTAATCAAACAGCTCCACAATTGCAAACAATCACCGTACTGGATAATTTAGACCCTATTGTAAGTCAAGAATTTGAAACAGAAGTTAGTGCATCTTGTTCAAACATTCCAACATCAGAACCACAATTTCAAGATAATTGTTCAGGAGTAACTGTAGTTGCTTCACCAGACAATAATACACCTGTTAATGTAACTGATTATGGATATATATTAAATCAACAATGGATTGCAACAGATGATTGTGGTAATCAAACTGAAGTAATTAGAACAATTACCGTGACTATAGACAAACCTTTTGAAAATATTTTTGTTCAAGATCCTATTTGTACTGATGGGGGACCTATAGATCTATTCAGCTATTTAGATCCAACAATAGATCATTCAGGCACTTGGGTTGACGTTAACAATTCAGGTGGTTTAACAGGAAGTATTTTAGATCCAATGGGAATTATTGCAGGTGTTTACAAATACAGATATACCTTATCTACAGGAACTTGTCCTAGAATAATAGAAGTAATTCTGACTATCAAAGACGACTGTATAGTATTACCGTGTTCTCTTAATGACATATCAATATCAAAAGTTGTAACTCCAAACAATGATGGATACAATGATTATTTCTTCATTGGAGGAACAGAAGAATGTGGATTTAAATTTAATGTAAAAATTTTCAATAGATGGGGTGCTTTGGTTTATGAAAATCCTAATTACAAAAATGACTGGGATGGAAAAGCTCGAAGTGCAATTTCATCAAGCAATTTGCCAGCAGGTACTTACTACTACATTGTAGACATTGTAGATAGTGGTCTTGATATATTTACCGGTTATATCTATTTAGGAACTAAAAATTAA
- a CDS encoding PorP/SprF family type IX secretion system membrane protein: MKNLFISAVIVLSMFTSYAQQMPQFTQYMYNTISVNPGYAGSREALTIVGLHRSQWVGIENGPETQTVSIHTPLRNEKIGVGLSFINDKLGYENFSYLYADLSYTVNLSEQTKLAFGVKGGFSNYSIDERLFNDPEVYNDPYFRDKLNRWTFNGGVGLYLHQPKWYVGLSSPKLVQNDYNKNGNYVALEQRHYYGIAGYVFDLGESVKMRPTGLVKISKGTPTSYDATLSFFFFERMWIGGSYRFDDSVGALIDFQITKQFRLGYAYDYPTSDIRPYTDGTHEIMLMFDFKFDKSKYKSPRYF, from the coding sequence ATGAAAAATTTATTTATATCAGCCGTAATAGTTCTAAGTATGTTTACAAGTTATGCTCAACAAATGCCACAATTTACACAATATATGTATAACACCATTTCGGTAAATCCGGGATATGCTGGCAGCAGGGAAGCTTTAACAATTGTAGGGCTACATAGAAGTCAATGGGTAGGGATCGAAAATGGTCCTGAAACACAAACTGTATCTATACATACACCTTTAAGAAATGAAAAAATTGGTGTAGGTCTATCGTTTATAAATGATAAATTAGGCTATGAAAACTTTAGCTATTTATACGCTGATTTATCATATACCGTAAACCTTTCTGAACAAACCAAATTAGCTTTTGGGGTAAAAGGAGGTTTTAGTAATTATTCTATTGATGAACGTTTATTTAATGATCCTGAGGTTTATAATGACCCATACTTTAGAGACAAACTAAACCGATGGACTTTTAATGGAGGTGTAGGTCTTTATCTGCATCAACCTAAATGGTATGTGGGGCTATCATCTCCTAAGCTTGTTCAAAATGATTATAACAAAAACGGTAATTATGTAGCTCTGGAGCAGAGACATTACTACGGAATTGCGGGTTATGTATTTGATTTAGGTGAAAGCGTTAAAATGAGACCAACAGGTTTAGTTAAAATTTCTAAAGGGACACCAACTTCTTACGATGCGACTTTATCATTCTTCTTTTTTGAAAGAATGTGGATAGGAGGTTCTTATAGATTTGATGATTCTGTTGGTGCATTGATAGACTTTCAAATTACAAAACAGTTCAGACTTGGGTATGCCTATGATTATCCTACATCTGATATCAGACCATACACTGATGGAACTCACGAAATCATGTTAATGTTTGATTTCAAATTTGATAAGTCAAAATATAAATCTCCTCGTTATTTCTAA